CCATTTAAGACAATTTACAGATTTTCGGCAAATTGGTTCGGTTGATGCTGaatgtgtattaaaagttATGGATATATTAGAAAAAGAGTGTGATAAATTAATGccagtaataaagaaaattatggtGAGCAATGTTGTTAGGCAACATAATgagcataaaatattattagaagaaGCAAAGTTCAGGGAAGAAGTGCTTCAAAGCAAAGTCGAGGAATGGAGAAAGTTATTAAATGCAGGATGAAAtcagaatgtttttttattacttgttaatttataaacaacaaacattgcaattcaattttaagtgaaatgttttaatataagattataatagcaatgaaatttaaatcatttgcTTGGCATTTGCACCATTCCTTATTTCAGGCAATTTGCCAATTGAAActacaatatataatgaaaaaagcaAACatgatattatgaaaaatttattagttaaatcgaaattttataaaaaagccagaaattaaaattcagtacataattaaaaggaaCATTTAATCCTCTGGTTTTTCTGGTGGTGGTCCACAAGGTTGTAACATTCTCtccattaaattaaactttacgCGTGCTTTTGATTCATTTTCAACAATAGCAAAGTAGCTTAATAAATCTGGATGTCCCATATAACTGCAGCATGAGTCTCGGTGTTGATTTGTCAGCCATTCATACTTCGTGGTGTCGGCATGTCCTGTGCCGATATATTTGCTTTGTAGATGTTCGAGCTGGCTATGAATGTTGTACCTTTCTCCCATGTTTAACAATATTACAGACAGAGTtaggttaaatatatttcaatcgtATGGCGAATTAcgttttgaaatttgaatacaCTTACTCTCTTAATAATTCAGCATTATTTACTTGAATATCTAATAATCTAACTGATAATTTTACCCTAGACAGTTGACAGATTTTAACATCTATTGATATTTGACAGTTGTCGGGTAATTTCAAGGCCTAATGTCATTTTAAGGTGTATTTCTGTGGTTACTTATAAGTCTATATAGGTAATTTATCTCCATAGTTACGAGAGTTATCGCGGTGTTTTTGAagcagttttttaattaatcgatGGACCAGCAAATCGTGGTTTTAcaactttataattatgaatagtaaagaaaaatatatcgatttaaaagaaaataacctTTCACTGCGGAAAcaagcaaaaaaaattactcaaaAGAAACTGTTTGGACAAAAAATAACTCATTTATTTTTGCACGAGAAGAATATTTCCGAAattgtaagttatttttaaattacttttggaAGAagatctttaaatattttatatcgctaacaattattattttagcctCTTCCGAAAAATCCAACTCATATAATCTATGCCTACTatcataacaattatattacacaaataaaaaatgttgaagctatgtttaatttaacacaTTTGCATTTACAATGGAATAAAATAGGCAGGATTGAAGGCCTCGACAAATTAGTGAAgctaaaaaaactatacttGGGAAACAATCAAATAAGTGTCGTAGAGAATTTGGAGggattaaaaaatttagaagAACTTCATATTGAAAAACAGAATAAAGAAAACGGTGACCCGTTATGTTTCGACCCTAGATCAATGATTTCTATTGGTGTAAGTTTAgttatcactatttttaaaagcagtCTAAGTCTAAATCATTTAATGGTGAATTCTCTCTACTCTCATGGTCAATTCCTCCGAAgtgtactatatttttaatataaaattgaaaatctaACTCGTGGAAAGGTAAAATGATGTAGTTGGTACGACGATTCCTATTCGACGTCTAATTGCGAATATTTACGAAAAGTTTATAAGCGAACTTCAATGCGTTCATATTTCGTCATGTTTTAGTACTTAtcaatagtattgtcttttatttacataacttttacacatttaaagaaaaacacttttttaacggattatagatatgtattataatatttttttaggcgTCGCTTAGAATACTCAATGTTTcggaaaacaaaatatctgaTGTATCATGGGCTAGACCACTGCGTCGCTTGGAAGTTCTTATAGCTAAGAAAAATCTTCTTGAAGATGTTCaggtatacaatttattaacaaaatatttatctacccttcgttatttttatgaatcaaTGTTAccatttacttatattttaaatatcacacatcgtttaatgaaaataagtaCACGGTCATAGGTTAAACGTGAtacaagtttaatttatttattatttttacagtctGTTGCAGACGACTTGTGTACCCTTGTGAGTTTAGTGGACGTGAATTTCACTGGTAACCCAATGACTAAAAAACATagatataaagaaattattatagcTAGATGTGGACCACTACGTAAGTGTTTTAAAAGCccctatacaaatattaaatataaattgttgtgTTCTAATATTTCCAATTAACAATCCCGAGTTTTAAACTCCTAATAATTATTGTCTATCTagcattaaatatacattttaatattaacttaatcaattggtcaaataatatattgaatttgagTTTTATCGCGCTCTAGTAttgttctttgttttttttttcttaatctcATTTCcacaaaatgttatttacttattacaaCTTAcgatattattatgtacatggaattattatttaacaggaGTATTAGATGACGTCCATATTCATAATACATCAAGAATTTTCCTGCAAAGTTTTGATAAAGTTGTTCGATTACGTCAATtgcatgaaaaaaataaacttagttTATCGCGAGATGGCGCTGATGAGTTTTTGGCACTTAACATGTTACCAGGACCTCGGGCTCGCTCTGCACTCTCTATATCTGAGTTTTCGAATCAAAAACCAAAATGtacgtatatttttacatgtatAAATCGTATACTACAAATAACTGACGTGATTCTATTCTTGCTGATTTACTTTcctgttatatttataatagcccatataaatttttatttattgacaaatttGGTTAAAATGGAGGGGTAAATGATCGTTCTAcctataaaaacaatagaatattatgCTCACATGATATctaaaacaaactaaatttTTGGATGAAGCGTTagcacttttttaaaatatgtaaaacatcTTTTTTAGTAACCGCGGTGGATGCCAGCTATACCTTCATGCCAAGAGCGTTCTGGCGTAATCGCTCTGAAGATATCGATAAAGCTCCAATACCACCAATGGAATCAAAGGGAAATTCCACACAAAGCGCTCCAATAAAGGGCATACTAAAAAAACCCAtgccaattaaatatatttgaaggGATCTAGATTtggaacaattttaattatttgttacatcaaaattttttacattgtattattttgataaaaataaaagaaacgaaGCAGTATTCTAAAagttattcttaatattattatcagtatCGTAAGAGGCTGTTCATAATTTCCGTGAATAAATTATAGGTTGTCATGTGTAAGTTGGCgtgtggttttttttttttttataactagcTCTTCGTGCTACAGGTGTCATAAGTTATTAACTTTGTCAGTTGGCACTGATTGTCTATTGTCTTGATTGTATATAGTCGGTTCAGGTTGTTGCTGAcacatttgtttattgtttttataagctAATTCGTGTGTTTACCAATTACCAGTTCCAACCTGAAATAATTTGTAGGCGAGTTATGCAATAACCGAactcaatgaaataaaattttagcatTAAGAATGTCTTATATTCTTGAAGAAGCACTCAATATTTTTCACGAAGAAACATCAGGTATAACTTCTTAATCTTAAGTGTTTACAGAAACCAATAATCCATAACCACTTAAAGCAGGACATTTTAGTGATTATTAGGAGAGTTGTAGTTTTGTTTTCAGaagaataaaatttcataagcaaaaaaaaaacataataaaagcaTTATACTActctaaaactaatatataaaatggttacattgttttattacttaattaaaagttaagactttaataatgatttaactAGTTATGTATGTCAGAAACGTTATTGATTTTAGGGTTAGTGATATTATACTCAGTCACTAATATGAGATTCAGAATTGAAaccaaatataagtaatatggTTGGattcaaagtaaatattttataaaattacaaaatattaaaggaatttaaaataaatgtgtgaTATTATTGTTACTACTTTAACATAAACTAAccttacaatatataaactaaaatatattattaaaaggagtccctttaggcaaggttctgAATATACTGGCAGTATTCCCTATTTATAATCtggtatgtattataatatggttaatttaaaattccagAATTATATTTGCATGGTCACATTGATGAAGTGTCCACTTTAGATGCATTACAATTTCACAGAGACTATGTGTCCAAAAATATACCTGTAATTATAAGAGGTGGATGTTTAAAATGGTCTGCTACACATAAGTGGAACTCTCAGTATTTTAGGTATGttacaaatgtaaatgtttcaaaatgtattgctTATTAGATATAAGGAATGTCTTATTCAGTTTGGTTTGAACAATAgatactgaaaatataaaaatataaaccttcattaacaaaaaaattaagggaAGGCGAAACTActgcaaaaatatttcttgaaaTATTGGTTAGgatgtgtttttataataaacattgtaaataaaaaaatattttgtatattcttaaaattaatataaggtCTGTTTACTTCTCTTTGTACCTGTTGTAAGCATGTGAATATctgaaatgattaaaaaagacttaatgaaacaaatgtataaatacttcaattacaattttcaGGCAAGTTATTCCAAACAAAGAAATAACTCTAGCTATCACACCAAATGGATATGCAGATGGTAtaacaaaagataaaaatggtatTGAATGCTTTGTGATGCCATGTGAAGTCCAAACTACTATGTCATCCTTTTTAGATATGCTTGAAAATAAAAGGTATACATTAAAAggtaataatttgaaaaaggaatttgtttttaattcagaTTACACAGACtgccattttaaatatttgttaataattatctcAGCAGCTTGTTGGGCacagatatattaaaatcaactaATTTCTAAATACACTTCCTAGGCTCAGAGATCCACCACTTTTTAATGCATTGCACACGGTTTATAATGTTGCCGTAAAGACTGACTGCATTTATATGAGTGCAtttgtcattatttataatgggATGGTTTAAGctctatttttcttttctaatgAAAAAGTGTTATAATCACTacacaatacatacatattatgataGATTATTCTCATATGGGAGATTAATAATTTCCATGGCCTGCTATGTGAAAACATAGTTAGATTTTTTcagatgtataaaaaaaacaaagatttggtCTCAAACTGTTATCAAtatgtgaatttttttttattaatatttcagagAAAATTACATACCCTACATTCAGAGACAGAATTCTAACTTAACTGAAGACTTCAAAGAATTGTTATCAGATGTAGAGCATGAAATAGATTTTGCGAGTAAAGCATTTAATAAGAAGCCTGATGCTGTCAATTTTTGGATGGGTGACTCAAGGGCCATAACCTCAAGTAAGTAGTGAAAAATAATGAGtagttgatatatttatttgtttatctcaatttttttcaaaacctCCTTAACATAGACATTCCCTTCTCAGCCTTCCTATACTCAGAtatttaattccgtagaattctgacagctataattttttgacatgttaGAGATTGCAAACCTTTTTTGCTgggcacatttttcaatttcaatacaagTATGAACATCTGAGTCTATacacacattttatttgttagtaaatgtatccattttattaagtgtaGTGCACCACATTAATAGTGGTTTAATGGCGAGTAAAAAACGCATAAGTGAacataactaatatattaaaaaggtttgGTTGGAATTAGTATGTAGTGTTGCAagctaaagaataaaataaagtaatttaaaaaaaattcattcagtATATTGTTtctgattttgaaatatttgttatttttgtttaggtaaacaaatatttaggtTTACCTCTTTGTAGTTAAaacattctataaataaaatatgttggaGAGACTGGGGCTGCGTGTGCCAAAAATCCACACCAAAGCATTGAAGCAATTGCAAAGAAGCACCATTTACGAGTGTCTTGCGCaccctaaatattattgcgTTTGAGATATTCAGTTGCACACTGActgaattcacaagaattgcattatttataattagttataaaatggcttaggttttaagtttttacttgttgtgtttttgtttgtaatgtttttaggttacttttctattgtattagtattaagttactgtaaaaataggaaataaggaaataaataaataaataaataaatgggtCAAACTGGTCCTATTTTCGGTggataactttattaatagcaACACTTAAAAAATGTCAGAATTCTGTGGAATAATATCAAAGTATAGTTTCGTATTGTCAAGAAGTTGCTGATGTATTTgattaatcataatataaattatttcagtgcACAAAGACCCCTATGAAAACATATACTGTGTTATTGATGGGTACAAAGACTTCATATTAATTCCGCCCACTGACTTGCCTTATGTACCATATAAGAAGTATAAACAGGCAATGTTCAAATATAATGAAGGATGGGATATTGAAATGATAGATAGTGCTGAACTACCTTGGATTTGTATAGGTAAGTTTATTCACTAGACtagttttaactttttgttGCTTAATAAAAGccaatttcataattttctaCATACTACCAATCACCTATATAAGGAGTGGTACCTATTtcacaaatacataatatttaaagaaaaaaaaacttaacagttatattttgtttgacattttttttaataaagggtATGAAATCTAAAGCTTACAATTTTGTTATGTTCTATTGTTGTAATATTCAATAGAATATTTCCTATTAgccatatgttttaatatattccaaatgagtataatttttaacgaGCCGAAACTGATACCTTAAAGGTTCTgctgaatttgttttttttaatattattatttagttcatATCAAATATCGGCATGAAAATTTGTACTTTATTGATTTGTATGAGAGAGGTTTTTCCAGCAATATtaacaagtattattttattagttgtgcttaataattattaaaccttatgtattttttaaattgttggcattgtacataatattttatactataataatatagaaaataaaacttaaaattgttatgtttCAGATCCTCTCAAGCCGGACTTTTTGAACTACCCTCAATTTTCAAAAGCGCATAGATACACAATTCGCATAAATAAAGGCGATTGCCTGTATCTGCCTAGTCTATGGTTCCACCACGTTTCGCAGAGTCACGGATGCATAGCCGTCAATTATTGGTATGACATGGAGTTtgacattaaatattgttatttcaaaatgcTTGAAAAGCTGTGTGAGAGTCAACCTTaagtttatgaaaatatatctatactgATATGTTTGTCTATAAAAATCATGAATCATTATTGTTTCATTCAAAATCGAACCGCGAACACGCTatgaaaaatgataatttttatacaaaaaccgATGTTACAAATGTTactgttttgaaaatttattttttatctacaaaCTAGAATAGTTTTCTATAAGTCAATTCAAACTGCATACTATTTATGACAATATAGTAGGTATCTATATCtgtaaaaacttacaaaatctGTGGTACAAACCATAGAGTCTGATTGTCTATGGCACTGTCAGGCGCTGTTTTGCGCTATTATTGTCAAGTTCATACTTCATAGTGACTTCAACAGACTGCAGAGTACAGTGCTGCGTTTCATTCACCACATAACATGTTTCGTTATAGTgcaaattttgtattctggTAAGCAACCAACGTTAAAAGGGCTGATGTTTTCTGATAGTATCTGAGTTTTATCTTAGATCTACACTaactatacttattttataaagaagaaaCGTATTGTTtctgtatgtatgtttgtactgttttcatacaaaaactactggaccgatttcaaaaattcttccACTATTAACAATCTCCATCTACATCGACTGACATAggataaattacattttcaaaacaaataggGATTGTCacatgataaatataatttgcaatatGTAGTCAAGATGTTATATCATCAAAACTATTGACTTTGTCCTTTTTACACtctaaacaaataaacgaGCCGAAATACAAAAAGTATACtttggaatataataaaaattggctTAAcatgtgtaattaaatatatttaaactgataaataaaattgttagtgTTACTCTTGGCTTTAATTTAATCCCTTCACTTGAAGATTGTCGGAGTATTTTTACagtctgaaaaaaaatgtctatttaaaaaattatcactGTCAAATCTTAACCAATGGCCCCAGCTGTGGGTATTGGtactaagtaatatttttaatttaataaagtaatatttgtcCAGAATATTTcagaataacattaataaaaaggttCTATATATTACCAACATATCGGGGTAAATATTGGAAGATGGCAACATTTTGACACTCTTGCACAAGCCACGAGGCGAACACATGCCCACAGTGTTCCTTATCACGCACACATCGCCAGGTGGCCAAGCGCGTATCGTCGCATACGTCCATAGAGTTGTGTTGCCAATTTTTACAGTGACATTtgctgaaaattaaaacagcaaatttatgattatatatagatatataatcggttgagaataataataaaataaaataaaaaccaaataggGTTACACTAAATTAGGTACactatatctatttttaaaacattagatAACTATTGGAAAgcgaataattataagtaacgTCTACGTAAGATATATCTGGTACGAGTGACGTAGAAATTCCGTCACAGATCACACTGATTTACAGTATATACAGATAAAACccagttacatattataatgtattttctttgGATTACAATAAAAAGCAAGTAATTTCCATTAATTATAACTCACGTCCTATATATTCAGGATCCGGCCAATCAACTGGTAACAAATTTAGTTCAAATGCATATTTAGCGGCAGTTTCTGCGCCGACGCACCACAGAGCCGACTCATATTGTATCCGACAACAGACTCCacacattttcattttacctAGAGTACCACCCTGGAAATAAAGCTTACACATTATGAATCTAAACTGAATActtttaatctaataatacttacgaaattcttataaaacaataatataaaaaggttaTGAAGGACGGAGCAGTCTGGTCCTTGGGTTAGATCCTACCTAAcctaatcttatttataaagaaaaataaaacttgaatcagtaccaaagaaaaaaatactgcgactataatttcttaaatttattaaaaggtagagataaaagagcctctgacATTTTATTGAAGAGAACTATCCCTtttgatgtaaataaaacgCCATCATTTCATTTGATTCGTGTCATTGTGATTTGTCAAACGGAAATGCGAAATGTTTCGCGTCAATTTATTAGAGATGCTTTTGACGTTGACAGAGGAAAAACGCTATCATTTGTTATAGTCTGTGCGGAAACCGAACCTGCGCATGGTGGTTTCGTCAAGTAATATAATTCTAATGATATTATTAACAgaacaaatacttaaattatttcataaaaaaataattgatgttttttgtaatgtttctGTGCcatacattcttattattaatgtaaggtttcttttatgtatattgtgctctataaataaatgattagcGTTGATATAGTTATCTCAGAACACGTACTGCACAGACTAGATTAATACTGTTCGTTCCGCACAGACGAGATTAAtcgtaaatataaacttacgGGTGAGATCTTACAGGAACACTCTCTTAGTCCGAGAACAGCGCATTCTGCAGCTTGACAACTTCTATCTGGTAAACAGCGTCCACCTAGACCACATCTACAATTCTTAAGGTCGGGGCATGTACAGGTTTCCATTTGACGCGTACAATCCTACAAAAACCCTTTATAGAACTctatattatactaaaaagtaaattagccTTAATGCACTTTCatcttttttttgtgttaataaGAGCGATAATAACGACAAGACTGATTTTTCGTGAAAAGGAGGGGTGTGTTTATCCAAACTTCAAAAACATTGGGCTTCCAACAAAGTTACAAACACATAATCATTACATTTGTAAGTATACTTACGATGCCACTCTTTGTAAGGTTAGCATATTGACAGTCTGCGTTACAACAGAGGCCCTGAGACGGGTGGCAGTTTGCTCGTGGCGCTACTGTGCAACCTTCCTTGTGAAGAGCACTGTAATTAATTGTCTCCATTGGATTACATCCACAATCTCACGTCTGCCTCTTGGTCATGCTTGCACTCCTGTTCATTAAGCCAAACTCCGGATAAGGGATCACTCTATTTGTGAGTGTGGCTTGGATGAAGGCACTGAATCTCACATACTATTTAACTGTCCTAAACTAACCTATGACGTTCTTCCCCCTAAAGTCCCCCGTCCTTTAAGTGTTAAATGTTTGTGTTTAGAccatattttagatttttatgtaaatatatagaaagtaataaatataaagtgtataaatgtacaaatatcaattattcataaatagaaAGTAGTATTTAATCATGTTATTACTCATAATTGTGTTTTCTGTGCTGTCTTTAAACTAGCAATCAAAtttctacttttttttaaagtgcataattattgtttttactgATCAATAGTAGCTAGTTCTTCTCGTCCCTTCTACACCCTTGCTTTGAGagctggtagtaaatgtaaaattcgaagcatatgtatttctttgacgttcataagtataccaaaatgaataaatgattttgcaTTTAGTTAGCCAGGACCTAATGAGAGTCTAAGTACGGAGTGAGTCCACGAACCATTAACATCCATTATTATGAGTCGAGGGCatttagttttctttaaataatgtaacagGACTCCTAATGCGGTAATCTTAAATTCTATATGGCAATGAATTCAATTATTAGTACCCTCCCTCAGATGCAAGTGTTCCACCAACTCTAGGTGTGCAGCAGGGATCTCTAGTCTTGCAGTAGAATGGAAGACCACAGTCACATGCCTCTCCCTTTTCCACTATACCTAGAAAAGCATATATTAGACATCAGAAACCTAAGTTTCAATAGAAAGTCTGCATTTCTGTCGGCAGTCTTGAATACGATTTCGGCTGGGTTAGAAgcgggcaggaggttcacctgatattaagtgatactacccatggacactctttactaaggaccctaagtcgaattggttcaaaaATAGTACCacgggcagctggttccacatagtgcggcaaaaactgccttaaaaacgctcagttgtga
This sequence is a window from Pieris rapae chromosome 20, ilPieRapa1.1, whole genome shotgun sequence. Protein-coding genes within it:
- the LOC111002032 gene encoding splicing factor 3B subunit 5; the protein is MGERYNIHSQLEHLQSKYIGTGHADTTKYEWLTNQHRDSCCSYMGHPDLLSYFAIVENESKARVKFNLMERMLQPCGPPPEKPED
- the LOC111002033 gene encoding uncharacterized protein LOC111002033; this encodes MNSKEKYIDLKENNLSLRKQAKKITQKKLFGQKITHLFLHEKNISEIPLPKNPTHIIYAYYHNNYITQIKNVEAMFNLTHLHLQWNKIGRIEGLDKLVKLKKLYLGNNQISVVENLEGLKNLEELHIEKQNKENGDPLCFDPRSMISIGASLRILNVSENKISDVSWARPLRRLEVLIAKKNLLEDVQSVADDLCTLVSLVDVNFTGNPMTKKHRYKEIIIARCGPLRVLDDVHIHNTSRIFLQSFDKVVRLRQLHEKNKLSLSRDGADEFLALNMLPGPRARSALSISEFSNQKPKLTAVDASYTFMPRAFWRNRSEDIDNTIFRQVIPNKEITLAITPNGYADGITKDKNGIECFVMPCEVQTTMSSFLDMLENKRENYIPYIQRQNSNLTEDFKELLSDVEHEIDFASKAFNKKPDAVNFWMGDSRAITSMHKDPYENIYCVIDGYKDFILIPPTDLPYVPYKKYKQAMFKYNEGWDIEMIDSAELPWICIDPLKPDFLNYPQFSKAHRYTIRINKGDCLYLPSLWFHHVSQSHGCIAVNYWYDMEFDIKYCYFKMLEKLCESQP